From the Ipomoea triloba cultivar NCNSP0323 chromosome 8, ASM357664v1 genome, the window CTCAAGCTCTTGTGTGCTATCAAGATTGGATTCAAAATTCAACAGTTTCATTAGATGTTTTTGAAGAACTTCAAGAGTTAAATGACTTTGAAAGTGTTGAAAATggtatgtaaattttatttcttttctttataaattttactttcatcgcccaaatgaaaattttaatatattaattttgtttttggtcttttattttttagattcttCATGGAATGCAATGGAACCTACCTTGTGAATTGTGAGTAAGGTGTTTATGAAGACTATggactatggactatggatgtgtgtttgtaatctttgattctttgtatGTGAAATTGCTTGTATTATgactatggactatggatatttagactttggattttggattgaagatttgaagttatggatgtttttgcattttgtttttatatattttgttataaatttactatgatatgcattttattttaattggatttattattttaggtgttagttttagaattttaaaaattatggttaatcggttaaccgaccgattaaccgaaaaaagaattcggttcggttaattcggaaATAgaaatttcggttcggttaacggttaaagggTTTGACaagttcggttaattcggttttggtaattcggttcggttaaccgttcggttaaccgaatgccCACCCCTACTTAAAACAACAAAAGTATTACTACTAAAACACAATCATCATAAGATCACCAAAATAAAAACCTCAATCATATCATACAAAAAGTTGTAAATAAGTTTCAATGCTTACTCAAAATTTTTGGAATCAACAAGTGATAGGTGGCTAGGAAGTGGGATCTtttgcaaaattttaatttttttatttatttatttcgagATGAATGATTGAATGAGTGAAGCATAATTCTTACATAAAGTCACGTATTTGATTCTTGCCAATACCTTCTCGATTAAAGCCGTTGCATATGATCTTCTTATAGATTGAGCGAAATTTAATATACACTCTTAAATAAGAACTGTGAGTTTCTTTCGTCACTTAAAAACCAAatcatttttctttgttttcttccactgtctatagcttctttattttttttcccttttaattcattttcctttttgttaaattttttcttGTCTTATGGGTTACGTTCGATGGGCTTCACATTCACGATAtcatggtgtgtttggttcgcacatgagaattagaattggaatgagtatcaaatacttggtaatagtaatggattttggtgaaagtattttgcatgtttggtagtagaaTGAAATGAGAACgattattaataattggaaAAGCGGATGAGAAAGGGGGTGAAACCCATATTTCATTAGggaataaattttgtaattaagagactcatagtagtgttctaaaaacctatcgaccaaacaataacaatgattttaatactcatttttaataGCTAAActtgtgaaccaaacacacccttaattccATCAACCTACATTAAGGATTCATCTTACTCTGCCAATTACATATACGCTATATGCATAGCTGGCCAGCTGCATACGAGAAAGGAACGCAAAAAGGGCGCGAAAGTCCGACAAGTTGGCGGTGATGATGTCATAATATGGGCCAAGATTCACGACGGTTACATCTGGATCTTTGACGGGTTACTTGACaagttaacaaattattatgtggaccatgatccacatataTGTgtgaattataataaaaaatatatttttaatatattaaatgtatattatatatgtattgaatgtacattatataatataatatatatttaatacacaaataatatacaaatatataaaaaaaaggtttatttgttctaaaataataagtttgaagACCTAATTagagctttttgaagttgaagggcttaattgcacaaatAAGTATAGTTTgaggtctatttgacccttatccctaaataaaatgatattttagtgtttctataatgaaactagtgtgtgggaaaaatgaaacaaaaaaatatagctcatgaaataatttatattgttgaTCATATGAAAGTATGaaattgtagtagaattaaaatgatactttaatattgttacaatgaaactagtgtgcgtgaaaaataaaattaaaatacagagcaataatatcaaatgaaactgaagtgtAATTAGAATGATACCTATTTCATGGTCCACGTTGCTacatggatcatggttcacaataaaatttgccgTATAAGGTAGGATGATctaagatttttattatttgactCAGCTCGACCTAACTCGTATTTAATCATgcaataaatgaaataattaactCAGCTTGACCCAACTCGTATTTAATCATgcaataaatgtaataattttgaacCACCCAAAGAAAGAATAgtctttatatatttattttagagtAATATTGACtcaattacaatgtagtatttattctatattttctttatctGTTACAActtaaagagtcaataccgcacTATCGAGATTTAATCCAGTGACCTTCCCTCGAGAAGAGTCACAAAGATATCATCTGAACACAATGTGTTTGGCAAGAATGTAATTGTCTTTATTTAATGATAGAGAAAGCATATTTTAGATGCGCAACTTGaatatcaatttaaaaaaattattcattatgttCTTTTATGCAAcgaataaattattattattattattattattattattattattttatatgaaGTTAAAGGTAGTCAAAACTTGACAAGTGACAAGGGCCccatagtattattattattacggagttATCAATTTATCATCAGTTATGTATGTACTTACTACTTACTATATGAAGTTATAGAgatatacaccaaaaaaaaaaaaaaggaaaaaaaaaaagaagaagactcCATCCTTTGCCTTTGACCCTACTACTCTTTAATTCCCTATTCCCTATTACAAGGCAAGAAATGTAGCAAGGGTAAGCTCGTATTCACAAGATGGTGTAGAGTtttagtataaattaaaatagtagCATTCCTTCTACATAgattaaacaataataaaaagattgaatttaaatagtttaatgtctaattattatttttaaatcaagtaaaacataaaattatatataatttaacggTCCATTAGAGGGTATGGTAAGTGTGAATAGTgacaaaaatataaagaaaaattaaagatatataattaCACTGTCTAAAGGTAAAAGCGAAGATATAAAAACGATGTGCTCTTTGAGTCACATTTTATATAGTATTTCAATGGTAAATCAACATTtctttgttcaatttttttgttgttataatttatttttattggaacAATGTTGTTGAATAGAGAAGAACAAAGTCATTGATCTATGGTGTTAGACACTCCCACTTATATCTTAGTCAAGGAGTGGAAATACGGTCTTCGCCTTCAATAGGTTAGGAATTTTCATCTCTAATGATCGAGGGACTTCGTTTCCCGCCCAACTAGGGAATTGTCTTTAACAAACCAAGGGACCTTGTCCTTATAAACAATCAAAGGTGGTCAATGTCCACAACTAACTAAAGGACTTTGTCAATTTCATACTATAAGAGCATCAATACCAGAAGTTATTTCGCGATTTTTAAGATAGGAATTGACACATGGAAGAGAGAGAATGTAGGTGAGAGAAATAAAAGTATCATCTGCAAGGTTTGGTTTTTAGCACAGTAAATTCTACTTGCTTTTTGTCGAAACAAACAGGCACAACAAAGCCCATGAATGCACGCGCCCGCTGGAGCGTAAacagatttatttatttaaaaaatgtcaaatcagtgtttgtttttatttttttatttattttccttatcTCTTCCCATCTTTTCTTtactaatcacacttacaaaaacttctcaaaaaccacaaagaaaCTTCACTATTAATGATCCTCTAATCTTCAATTCGTCCTTAACCAATCAGAGATCATTAAAATAGcaataatttgtatattttcatggaattgtataagaacaaaaaaaaaaaaaaaaagaaatcaccTTTGAAATTGGCATTATAATGTATTTGagttaatttttgttaaatgaATAAAGTAGTGTCCATAAAAAACCTAGCTGGAGATTCAACTGATCATTATAGTAGTTAGaaaactaacttttttttttcttttcataacaatataatatatagtctTTATGAGTTGTTggcattaaataaataaataaataaatctccCTCGCGCCTTCAAAAACTGCACTCTCTCTCGCCCAGTCAACCTTAGTCATCACTTCCAACTCACTTTTGCTCCACCACCTTCACCGCCCTCCGCCGCCACTCTCCGGCACCGCCGTCACCATATCTCCGCCGCCAACATTTTCCCTTCTAAGCCTCACCTTTCCCCCCATTCTGGGTAAGCTCTAATTATGACTGAAATGGAAACACATGCAAGAATTTGGCGGCGCCGAATTTCTTCCTTATCCTAAAATCTTCTCCCCTTTTCCCTATAGATTCCCCCCTTCTAGAAGGAAATAAAAGGAGGAAACCTCGGAATGGAAGCTTCTACATCGTCTGTGTCTTGTCTGCAAGGGGGAGAGGATACTAATAAGCTCACTACAGcagctgaagaagaagaagatgaagatgagtaTATACAGAGATTGGTTGAGAGAGAAATTTCCATTGATGGGGTTCAGAGGGATTTATTTATCAGTGGGTCTTGGATTCAAGAAGCTCGTTTGGATGCAATAAAATACATTCTTGGTGTTAGTTTCTTCTtcccagtttttttttttttgagtattaaatcccattttctctctctctgttcTTAATTAGTgtaaatttttgtttgtttggtgaTTTATGGGCATAATTTTGCATTTCTGATTCAGACAGGAGGGTTATTTGGGTTCAGTATACAGACAGCATACTTATCAGTGACATATCTTGATCAATTTCTGTCAAGAAGATCCATAGATGTAAGCCAAGGTTTCATTTTTATCTTGAAATTTGACATTTTACTGGTTTTTATTGAATGGGGTTGTTGATTAATGTTAATTATGTTATGATGAAATAAAAATAGGGTGAAAAAGATTGGGCAATGAAGTTATTATCAATGGCTTGCCTTTCATTGGCTGCTAAAATGGAGGAGTGTAGAGTGCCATCACTATCAGAATATCCCATGGAAGGATacaattttgagaccaaattCTTGCAAAGAATGGAGCTTTTGGTACTCAATGCATTGGAATGGAGAATGGGACTTATCACTCCCTTCGCCTTCACCCGATATTTCGTGGTGAAGTTTAGCGAAAACTGTCGAGGAAACGCCCAATCGCCAATCGATCAAGGCGCTGTTGTGTCGAGATCTATGGAGATAATGTTGAGAGTGATGGGAGGTAGTGTCTAATAATCTTGAAAATTATTCTGATGGTTTATAATTAATGCTTGATTGGTTCTGGTTTTTGGTGATTAATTGTTTAGCTTTGTTATtgaattcttttgtttttaatttttttttatgcagACATAAAGTTAATGAGTTACAGATCATCTGTACTAGCTGCAGCAGCAACATTGCTGGCATTGGATCAAGGACTAATAAAAGACACCATTGAGGTTAAGATAAATGCCTTACCTACAAGTGGATTCATTAAAATTGTGAGTGTTATCTTAATCTTAATCTTTATTCTATACATATAACAGACCCGaagccaaacaccttgtgcttAGATGGCATTTAGTGACTCTcctatatgggaggtcatgagatcaagcCTAGATACCCCTTGtgtttcaacaggttgagaaagtatagatgaacagatactacaatgtaatagggacAGACTCGAATCGTTCTTTGTTATAGTTTCAGAGTTTCTTATTTAAGTCTTTATAACGTTAACAGGACGATCTGTTGTTCTGCTACAATCAAATGAGGGAGCTCGACACGCAAA encodes:
- the LOC116027913 gene encoding cyclin-D5-1-like encodes the protein MEASTSSVSCLQGGEDTNKLTTAAEEEEDEDEYIQRLVEREISIDGVQRDLFISGSWIQEARLDAIKYILGTGGLFGFSIQTAYLSVTYLDQFLSRRSIDGEKDWAMKLLSMACLSLAAKMEECRVPSLSEYPMEGYNFETKFLQRMELLVLNALEWRMGLITPFAFTRYFVVKFSENCRGNAQSPIDQGAVVSRSMEIMLRVMGDIKLMSYRSSVLAAAATLLALDQGLIKDTIEVKINALPTSGFIKIDDLLFCYNQMRELDTQKNELLECSIVTPPLSPNQLLMSSKENPLVSYSLSSRKRLTFQGSEHSPGLPEEKRQR